A window of the Brachybacterium sacelli genome harbors these coding sequences:
- a CDS encoding TetR/AcrR family transcriptional regulator produces MAQVNHQERRREIVEAVWRLLEKGGVEAASVRGVIAETGLSSGSIRFFFSTQAGLHEFAMSSLAERVQERIRRAAVEPDLGQRAVAMVSELMPLRDDTERELGVWMAFVAKARHDPALARIVAEQATAIREFLTTVLGDLVTLGLRPPAADIESEVIHLNAVIDGLTFELLTAPGLISRDQATATLRRALLCDQEQPEDAEQPENDKERHHD; encoded by the coding sequence ATGGCACAGGTGAACCATCAGGAGCGGCGGCGCGAGATCGTCGAGGCGGTGTGGCGGCTGCTGGAGAAGGGCGGCGTCGAGGCGGCGTCGGTGCGCGGTGTCATCGCCGAGACCGGGTTGTCGTCGGGGTCGATACGGTTCTTCTTCTCCACCCAGGCCGGCTTGCACGAGTTCGCGATGTCCAGCCTCGCCGAGCGCGTCCAGGAGCGCATTCGCCGCGCCGCGGTGGAGCCCGACCTGGGACAGCGGGCGGTGGCGATGGTGAGCGAGCTGATGCCGCTGCGTGATGACACCGAGCGGGAACTGGGCGTCTGGATGGCGTTCGTCGCCAAGGCCCGCCACGACCCGGCGCTGGCCCGGATCGTGGCCGAGCAGGCCACCGCGATCCGGGAGTTCCTGACCACCGTCCTCGGCGACCTGGTGACGCTGGGGCTCAGACCACCCGCGGCCGACATCGAGTCCGAGGTGATCCACCTCAACGCCGTCATCGACGGCCTCACCTTCGAACTGCTGACCGCGCCTGGCCTGATCAGCCGCGATCAGGCCACCGCCACGCTTCGGCGCGCACTGCTGTGCGACCAGGAACAGCCCGAGGACGCCGAACAGCCGGAGAACGACAAGGAGCGCCACCATGACTGA
- a CDS encoding bifunctional DNA primase/polymerase, translating into MAEHGAVSSVLLRMSGAWPLSAAAREFAAAGVPVFPCAPWGKRPATEHGFHDATTNLDQIEAWWRQSPGANIGVPTGAASGTVVVDVDVHGPVDGRTSFDRAHRAGLVDGWELLVRTPTGGLHAYYPARPGTEQRSWQAGRAGIDFRGDGGYIIVPPSTRSIEGTTVGYRVEEVNTGRTGLLDSDALRDFLDPRPAPRPRPKTWRPVGREDAQRLAAWLDRQDTDRNLKLFWASCRLAEGGVPLTDALDAVLTAAKSDFGPREITATVRSAYRTVRGEPARRDPSSSSVLGESRLAADGWFSRDPARPSTGPSSVRGL; encoded by the coding sequence ATGGCCGAGCACGGTGCGGTCTCCTCGGTGCTGCTTCGGATGAGCGGGGCGTGGCCGCTGTCGGCGGCCGCGCGGGAGTTCGCCGCCGCGGGGGTGCCGGTCTTCCCCTGCGCACCGTGGGGGAAGCGGCCGGCCACCGAACACGGCTTCCACGACGCCACCACGAACCTGGATCAGATCGAGGCGTGGTGGCGGCAGTCACCGGGCGCGAACATCGGCGTCCCGACCGGCGCCGCCTCGGGCACGGTCGTGGTGGATGTGGATGTGCACGGCCCGGTCGACGGCCGGACCAGCTTCGACCGCGCCCACCGCGCCGGGCTGGTGGACGGGTGGGAGCTGTTGGTGCGCACGCCCACCGGCGGACTGCACGCCTACTACCCGGCGAGACCCGGTACGGAGCAGCGGTCGTGGCAGGCCGGGCGCGCCGGGATCGACTTCCGCGGCGACGGCGGCTACATCATCGTCCCGCCATCTACCCGCTCCATCGAGGGCACCACGGTCGGCTACCGGGTCGAAGAGGTCAACACCGGCCGGACTGGCCTGCTGGACTCCGACGCGCTGCGGGATTTCCTCGACCCCCGCCCCGCACCTCGCCCGCGGCCCAAGACCTGGCGGCCGGTGGGCCGGGAAGATGCGCAGCGGTTGGCGGCGTGGCTGGACCGGCAGGACACCGACCGCAACCTGAAGCTGTTTTGGGCGTCCTGCCGTCTCGCCGAGGGCGGCGTCCCGCTCACTGATGCCCTCGATGCCGTGCTGACGGCAGCGAAGTCGGACTTCGGACCGCGAGAGATCACCGCCACGGTCCGGTCCGCCTACCGCACCGTCCGCGGCGAACCCGCCCGACGAGACCCATCGTCGTCGTCGGTACTCGGGGAGTCGCGGCTGGCCGCGGACGGCTGGTTCAGCCGTGACCCCGCCCGCCCGTCAACCGGACCGTCGAGTGTGCGGGGGCTGTGA
- a CDS encoding TetR/AcrR family transcriptional regulator: protein MARRAEVSKSVVLYHFGSKQELLEAAVEEVYAKAAPDLLAAMESAQGHREKLDAYLHGCVMFAWTNQQRLAGVGEIFRNLRDSDGRLRYSHADSDALISVVEQMLLNGQHAGEFGHVHARTVAVMIRSTIDALPGVFAAEPGTDALAFSTRLCEAVGRMVAKEMTS, encoded by the coding sequence GTGGCCAGGCGTGCGGAGGTGTCCAAGAGCGTTGTGTTGTATCACTTCGGGTCGAAGCAGGAGCTGCTGGAGGCGGCGGTGGAGGAGGTCTATGCCAAGGCCGCCCCGGATCTGCTGGCGGCGATGGAGTCTGCCCAGGGGCACCGGGAGAAGCTGGATGCGTATCTGCACGGCTGCGTGATGTTCGCCTGGACCAACCAGCAGCGCCTTGCGGGTGTGGGTGAGATCTTCCGCAACCTGCGCGACTCCGATGGGCGGCTGCGTTACAGCCACGCCGATAGCGACGCGCTGATCTCTGTGGTGGAGCAGATGCTCCTCAATGGCCAGCACGCCGGGGAGTTCGGCCACGTCCACGCCCGTACGGTCGCCGTGATGATCCGCTCGACCATCGACGCGTTGCCCGGGGTGTTCGCCGCCGAGCCCGGCACGGATGCGCTGGCGTTCTCGACCCGTCTGTGCGAGGCGGTCGGGCGGATGGTCGCCAAGGAGATGACGTCATGA
- a CDS encoding ArdC-like ssDNA-binding domain-containing protein, producing MATRQEARHAREAKLDELHEKLTGAVERLVSGPDWARALAFAARFRSRSFNNTLLIWVQHQGAYEQGRVPEPFPSYVAGYKQWQALGRQVEKGQPGYQILAPVTGRFASADPADADSWRRLGKGERPRAGEVVRSKMVGVRPAYVWDASQTTGDPIPEPPVPRLLEGEAPAGLWDGLAAQVEAAGFAVLRVPHEGMIHGANGMTDYTANTVAVRENMDPAAQVKTLAHELGHVLLHGPDAEAARQHRGIGEVEAESVALMIGAAHGMDTSGYTIPYVSTWAARVDGKEPVELVKATGERVRKTALAILDPLDTAQVGDGAPPGLDRDAANRETPADVQPVPEPAPLRQVASLLEPGVRPVPVPALDGRGL from the coding sequence ATGGCAACGAGGCAGGAGGCCCGCCATGCGCGGGAGGCGAAGCTTGACGAACTGCACGAGAAGCTGACCGGCGCGGTCGAACGGCTCGTGTCCGGCCCGGATTGGGCAAGGGCGCTGGCGTTCGCGGCCCGGTTCCGGTCCAGGAGCTTCAACAACACCCTGCTGATCTGGGTGCAGCATCAGGGTGCCTATGAGCAGGGCCGGGTGCCGGAGCCGTTCCCGTCGTATGTGGCCGGCTACAAGCAGTGGCAGGCCCTCGGGCGGCAAGTGGAGAAGGGCCAGCCCGGCTATCAGATTCTGGCGCCCGTGACCGGCAGGTTCGCCTCGGCCGACCCTGCGGATGCGGACTCGTGGCGCCGTCTGGGGAAGGGTGAGAGGCCGCGTGCTGGTGAGGTGGTGCGTTCCAAGATGGTGGGCGTCCGTCCGGCGTATGTGTGGGACGCCTCCCAGACCACCGGCGACCCGATCCCCGAACCACCGGTACCGCGCCTGCTGGAAGGCGAAGCGCCCGCCGGGCTGTGGGACGGGCTGGCCGCGCAGGTCGAGGCGGCCGGGTTCGCGGTGCTGCGGGTGCCGCACGAGGGCATGATCCACGGCGCGAACGGGATGACCGACTACACCGCGAACACCGTGGCGGTGCGGGAGAACATGGACCCCGCCGCCCAGGTCAAGACCCTCGCCCACGAACTCGGCCACGTCCTCCTGCACGGCCCCGACGCAGAGGCGGCCCGTCAGCATCGCGGCATCGGAGAAGTCGAAGCCGAGTCCGTCGCGCTGATGATCGGCGCCGCCCACGGGATGGACACCAGCGGTTACACGATCCCGTACGTCTCCACCTGGGCGGCCCGCGTCGACGGGAAAGAGCCGGTCGAACTCGTCAAGGCCACCGGGGAACGGGTCCGCAAGACCGCCCTAGCGATCCTGGACCCGCTCGACACCGCGCAGGTCGGTGACGGCGCTCCGCCCGGTTTGGACCGGGACGCGGCCAACCGCGAGACACCCGCTGACGTACAACCGGTACCGGAACCGGCCCCGTTGCGGCAGGTGGCGTCGTTGCTTGAACCAGGTGTGCGCCCCGTCCCGGTGCCGGCGCTCGACGGGCGGGGGCTGTGA
- a CDS encoding helix-turn-helix domain-containing protein: MVTAVSGTVFIAAGAFWLSFTALADLAARSGVGAGQAWAWPLIVDGIIVVATVAVVALAGQKTAWYPWVLLIGGAAVSVTANAIHAVVAADADVPGVLAASVAAVPPVVLLAITHLTVILTRPAPGTAGPDEASPGLATPSRAVRDAPEPSQPRELTAPRRADDFAHGAGANVPDTSTATAALERRNRAAELRRVGWSNKRIARELGVHPSTVGRWFAGAHLPDSNDGEEATR; the protein is encoded by the coding sequence GTGGTGACAGCGGTGTCCGGGACGGTGTTCATCGCCGCCGGCGCCTTCTGGCTGTCTTTCACCGCGCTGGCGGACCTCGCGGCCCGAAGCGGTGTCGGTGCGGGGCAGGCGTGGGCGTGGCCGTTGATCGTGGACGGCATCATCGTCGTGGCCACCGTCGCCGTCGTCGCCCTCGCCGGGCAGAAGACGGCGTGGTATCCGTGGGTGCTGCTGATCGGCGGTGCCGCGGTCTCGGTGACCGCCAACGCGATCCACGCCGTCGTGGCCGCCGATGCCGATGTGCCTGGTGTGCTGGCCGCGTCGGTGGCGGCGGTGCCGCCGGTAGTGCTGCTGGCGATCACCCACCTGACCGTCATCCTCACCCGCCCCGCTCCCGGCACAGCAGGTCCCGATGAGGCCTCACCCGGCCTCGCGACGCCGAGCCGTGCAGTCCGCGACGCGCCGGAGCCGTCGCAGCCGCGAGAGCTGACGGCGCCACGTCGTGCCGACGACTTCGCACATGGGGCGGGCGCGAACGTGCCCGACACCTCTACAGCCACAGCAGCTCTGGAGCGCAGGAACCGGGCGGCCGAGCTGCGCCGGGTGGGTTGGTCGAACAAGCGCATCGCCCGCGAACTCGGCGTGCACCCGTCCACGGTCGGGCGCTGGTTCGCCGGTGCGCACCTTCCTGACAGCAACGATGGTGAGGAGGCGACCCGATGA
- a CDS encoding ParB N-terminal domain-containing protein produces MTAPAGYIELERAVDSIRVGRRHRTAFGDIDGLAASIERDGLLQPITITPDGVLVCGARRLAAIKKLGWRKVNVWVRSGISDRLGHLLAEQDDNVLHKPLTQTEAAALYRELRVLMAEDADRRKAATQFSAQNQPGADGPANFAGPSGALGEARQQAAAMIPGGASHTTLEKIGYLQKIAEDPAQPAELRAQVSAELERIDAGAPVHPIFEAIRAAAQSAQAEREIDLHQLAADALARAKQTKTGKRPPRPRPVTDNKGEPAQYPVRAFVLTWGELDQWWTHYDVEHLASELSDEQIESFLTTAEGTSRFAEELRTLRDRDAADDEPVPARAHLRAL; encoded by the coding sequence ATGACCGCACCGGCGGGCTACATCGAGCTGGAGCGCGCCGTCGACTCGATCCGGGTCGGGCGCCGGCACCGCACCGCGTTCGGCGACATCGACGGACTCGCCGCCTCGATCGAGCGGGACGGGTTGTTGCAGCCGATCACCATCACCCCCGACGGAGTGCTGGTGTGCGGGGCGCGCCGGCTAGCGGCGATCAAGAAGCTCGGCTGGCGCAAGGTCAACGTCTGGGTCCGCTCAGGCATCTCCGACCGCCTCGGACACCTGCTGGCCGAGCAGGACGACAATGTCCTGCACAAGCCGCTGACCCAGACCGAGGCCGCCGCCCTCTACCGCGAACTTCGGGTGTTGATGGCCGAGGACGCCGACCGCAGGAAGGCAGCCACCCAGTTCAGTGCCCAGAACCAACCCGGCGCTGACGGTCCCGCAAATTTTGCGGGACCGTCAGGAGCACTGGGCGAGGCACGTCAACAAGCGGCAGCGATGATCCCCGGCGGTGCCTCGCACACGACGCTGGAGAAGATCGGCTACCTCCAGAAGATCGCCGAAGACCCCGCCCAACCCGCCGAACTCCGAGCACAGGTGAGCGCTGAGCTGGAGCGCATCGACGCTGGCGCTCCCGTGCATCCGATCTTTGAGGCGATCCGCGCCGCCGCCCAGAGCGCGCAGGCAGAACGCGAGATCGACCTGCATCAGCTCGCCGCCGACGCCCTCGCCCGCGCCAAGCAAACGAAGACCGGTAAGCGCCCGCCACGGCCCCGACCGGTCACCGACAACAAGGGCGAACCCGCCCAGTACCCGGTGCGGGCGTTCGTACTGACCTGGGGCGAGCTGGACCAGTGGTGGACCCACTACGACGTCGAACATCTCGCCTCTGAGCTGAGCGATGAGCAGATCGAGTCCTTCCTGACCACTGCCGAGGGCACCAGCCGCTTCGCCGAGGAACTGCGCACCCTGCGCGACCGCGACGCCGCTGACGATGAGCCAGTGCCGGCTCGCGCCCATCTACGCGCCCTCTGA
- a CDS encoding helix-turn-helix domain-containing protein has protein sequence MPMPLRSNDHQPILARTRTIHSPVGPVAYDCVTVIVVRSGSAILFSEFGRKPANVGDAVILGANVLCGSEPEGHITVTTIYLDTDYVIDQVFWRHAGLLQDRLEAQSLAETVYSEPAQILRLGEERAGMLMPWLDELVERSIDGGFPRNFYRIQALWFSIAHVIAPFVKVSPVRMSALQRAHIRPTLPRHRQFAPLRAEARRAAELLRNAPAEQWTLDALAARVHLSPSQLSRVFTGAFGKTPLAYLTMLRAEHLAKSLRETDLPIETAMREVGWRSRGHAAQQFRKYVGVTPTRYRQLTFRVS, from the coding sequence ATGCCGATGCCGTTGAGGTCGAACGATCATCAGCCGATCCTCGCGCGGACGCGGACGATCCATTCGCCGGTAGGTCCGGTGGCGTACGACTGTGTGACGGTGATCGTCGTCAGGTCGGGCTCGGCGATCTTGTTCAGTGAGTTCGGGCGGAAGCCCGCCAACGTGGGCGACGCGGTGATTCTCGGTGCGAACGTGCTGTGTGGCTCGGAGCCCGAGGGGCATATCACCGTCACCACCATTTACCTGGACACCGACTACGTGATCGACCAGGTGTTCTGGCGGCACGCCGGGCTGTTGCAGGATCGGCTCGAAGCCCAAAGTCTCGCCGAGACGGTCTACTCAGAGCCGGCGCAGATACTCCGCCTCGGTGAGGAGCGCGCCGGGATGCTGATGCCGTGGCTGGATGAGCTGGTCGAGCGGAGCATCGACGGTGGCTTCCCCCGGAACTTCTACCGGATACAGGCGCTGTGGTTCAGCATCGCCCACGTGATCGCCCCGTTCGTCAAGGTTTCCCCGGTGCGGATGTCGGCGTTGCAGCGTGCGCATATCCGGCCCACGCTGCCACGGCATCGCCAGTTCGCGCCGTTGCGTGCCGAGGCTCGCCGGGCCGCCGAGCTACTTCGCAACGCGCCCGCGGAGCAGTGGACCCTCGACGCTCTGGCCGCGAGAGTGCATCTGTCGCCCTCGCAGCTCAGCCGGGTGTTCACCGGCGCCTTCGGCAAGACGCCCTTGGCGTATCTGACCATGCTGCGCGCGGAGCACCTTGCCAAGTCGTTGCGGGAGACCGACCTGCCGATCGAGACCGCGATGCGGGAGGTCGGCTGGCGCAGCCGCGGACACGCCGCCCAGCAGTTCCGCAAGTACGTCGGGGTCACCCCAACCCGGTACCGGCAACTGACCTTTCGCGTTAGCTGA
- a CDS encoding M23 family metallopeptidase — MLKKLAIAALALVFLAPSLVLIGIGVVMNPALSATGSCTIPGGSNVTVGDVPDELEVTTANGETFTLNRQQLTHAATIIETGNSIDGITRDGLVIALMAALTESTLRMLANTGTYPESGDYPNDGDGSDHDSLGLFQMRPQSGWGTVAELMDPVYQAQAFFGGPTGPNHPSPRGLLDIPGWEEMDKGEAAQAVEVSAYPDRYRNYEPVAETILSTLTTTTTAGAGASAGDAVVPAAQPVAVGSSRVVFPMPEGTWVLTSEYGPRIHPITGEDSFHTGTDFAAPDGTPLLAAADGRVTVAEFSGGYGGLIVIEHQIDGATVATAYAHMWEHGIHVAPGDTVTAGQHIGDTGSSGNSTGPHLHFEVRLGGTNGEHTDPAAWLNAHDAADLPEPETGAPGGDCDTSDGTPGGEPDPVDGDPDRLVDDPTSDGQITARMLHLYTQTIAAFPDTSWACYSPRPGTISEHPLGRACDGTFGNAIGEHPTPEQRELGWEVTNWMKDHAETLGVEYLIWDGLIWSLARDAEGWRPYDGGGMHDPDDVTGGHFDHLHVTVPAN, encoded by the coding sequence GTGTTGAAGAAGCTCGCCATCGCCGCCCTCGCACTGGTCTTCCTCGCACCATCGCTGGTGTTGATCGGGATCGGCGTGGTGATGAACCCCGCCCTGAGCGCCACCGGCTCCTGCACCATCCCCGGCGGCTCGAACGTCACCGTCGGCGACGTCCCCGACGAACTGGAGGTCACCACGGCGAACGGGGAGACGTTCACGCTGAACCGGCAACAGCTCACCCATGCCGCGACGATCATCGAGACCGGCAACAGCATCGACGGGATCACCCGCGACGGGCTGGTGATCGCGCTCATGGCGGCACTGACCGAATCAACGCTGCGGATGCTCGCCAACACGGGAACCTACCCGGAATCCGGTGACTATCCGAACGACGGCGACGGCTCCGACCACGACAGCCTGGGCTTGTTTCAGATGCGGCCTCAGTCCGGGTGGGGCACGGTCGCCGAGCTGATGGACCCCGTCTACCAGGCGCAGGCGTTCTTCGGCGGCCCCACCGGACCCAACCACCCCTCACCACGGGGCTTGTTGGACATTCCCGGATGGGAGGAGATGGACAAGGGCGAGGCCGCCCAAGCCGTCGAAGTCAGCGCGTATCCGGACCGGTACCGCAACTACGAGCCGGTCGCCGAGACCATCCTGTCCACCCTCACCACCACTACGACCGCCGGGGCGGGCGCGTCCGCCGGTGATGCCGTGGTCCCGGCTGCACAGCCGGTGGCGGTGGGGTCGTCGCGGGTGGTGTTCCCGATGCCCGAAGGCACCTGGGTCCTCACTTCCGAGTACGGACCACGCATCCACCCCATCACCGGCGAGGACTCCTTCCACACCGGCACCGACTTCGCCGCACCCGACGGCACACCCCTCCTCGCCGCAGCGGACGGCCGGGTGACGGTGGCGGAGTTCTCCGGCGGCTACGGCGGCCTCATCGTCATCGAGCATCAGATCGACGGCGCCACGGTCGCCACAGCGTATGCGCACATGTGGGAGCACGGCATCCACGTGGCCCCCGGCGACACCGTGACGGCCGGGCAGCACATCGGCGACACCGGCAGCTCCGGCAACTCCACGGGTCCGCATCTGCATTTCGAGGTCCGTCTCGGCGGCACGAACGGTGAGCACACCGACCCCGCCGCCTGGCTGAACGCCCACGACGCCGCGGACCTGCCCGAACCGGAGACCGGTGCACCAGGCGGTGACTGCGACACCAGTGATGGCACGCCCGGTGGTGAACCGGACCCGGTCGACGGTGACCCGGACCGCCTCGTGGACGACCCGACGTCGGATGGGCAGATCACCGCGCGGATGCTGCACCTCTACACCCAGACCATCGCCGCGTTCCCAGACACCTCCTGGGCCTGCTACTCACCCCGCCCCGGCACCATCTCCGAACACCCCCTCGGGCGCGCCTGTGACGGGACGTTCGGCAACGCCATCGGTGAGCACCCGACGCCTGAGCAGCGCGAACTGGGCTGGGAGGTCACGAACTGGATGAAGGACCACGCCGAAACCCTCGGGGTGGAGTACTTGATCTGGGACGGCCTGATCTGGTCGCTGGCCCGCGACGCCGAGGGGTGGCGGCCCTACGACGGCGGCGGCATGCACGACCCCGACGACGTGACCGGCGGGCACTTCGATCACCTGCACGTCACCGTGCCGGCCAACTAG
- a CDS encoding ABC transporter ATP-binding protein: protein MTNQQTPPTAPVSALQIEGLRKTFGAKTAVDDVSLAVPAGACYGIVGPNGAGKTTTLSMAVGLLRPDAGGVRVFGHDVWGDPVAAKALFGVLPDGYALPDRLTARELLHLLGALRGLERDEIEQRTDSLIDLMELGGAASTLIADYSAGMTKKIGIATAMLHNPGLLILDEPFESVDPVSALAIRRVLMEYVRSGGAVVISSHSMLLVESICTHVAVMVAGRVAADGTLAEVRAEGSLEEAFMRLAGSEPVNEELLAWFGR, encoded by the coding sequence ATGACAAACCAGCAGACGCCACCGACCGCCCCCGTTTCGGCGTTGCAGATCGAAGGGCTGCGTAAGACCTTCGGGGCCAAGACCGCCGTCGATGACGTGAGCCTGGCCGTGCCGGCGGGAGCCTGCTACGGGATCGTGGGTCCGAATGGGGCGGGCAAGACGACGACGCTGTCCATGGCGGTGGGCCTGCTTCGTCCCGATGCGGGCGGCGTGCGGGTGTTCGGTCACGATGTGTGGGGCGACCCGGTGGCCGCCAAAGCCCTGTTCGGCGTCCTCCCGGATGGGTACGCGCTGCCGGACCGGCTCACCGCGCGCGAGCTGCTGCATCTGCTGGGTGCCTTGCGCGGGCTGGAGCGGGATGAGATCGAGCAGCGCACCGACAGTCTCATCGACCTGATGGAACTGGGCGGGGCCGCATCGACATTGATCGCGGACTACTCGGCGGGCATGACCAAGAAGATCGGCATCGCCACCGCGATGCTGCACAATCCGGGCCTGCTGATCCTCGATGAGCCGTTCGAGTCCGTCGATCCAGTCTCGGCCTTGGCCATCCGCCGGGTGTTGATGGAGTACGTGCGCTCTGGGGGTGCGGTGGTCATCTCCAGCCACTCGATGCTGCTGGTGGAGAGCATCTGCACCCACGTCGCGGTCATGGTCGCCGGCAGGGTCGCCGCCGACGGCACGTTGGCCGAGGTCCGCGCCGAGGGCAGCCTGGAGGAGGCGTTCATGCGGCTGGCCGGCTCCGAACCGGTGAACGAGGAGCTGCTGGCATGGTTCGGACGCTGA